CCGAGATGAACTTCGATTCCTGATAAATCGTCGCCATCTGGACATGCACGGGCACGCCCCATTTGCGCTCGGCCGCGCGGAAAGCGCGCAGGTATCCCGGACGCTGGTCGAGAATACGGCATGCGTTGTCGAGGTCGCGCGGCGCGCGACCGTCCCCGCCCGAGCTGCCGCCGCCGCACGCGGCCAGAAGCAGCAGACACGCGATCTGCAAGATGATTTTCATGTTCACTGCCCGGCTCTTGTTCGTCCGATTTTGCGAGATGATAGCAGGCCCAACCCGGTCCTGCCAATCACGTCATACGAAAGCGGCGAGGATCAGCGGCAGCGCGGCCACGGACATCAGCGTCGAGACCACCACGAGGCCTGCGACGGGCGGCGCGTCGGCGCCGTATTTCAGCGCCAGCAGGTAGGAGGACACGGCGACGGGCGTCGCGAGCTGGACGACGAGCACGCCGAGGACGGGGCCCGACAGTCCGAAGGCGAAGCCGATCCCCAGCGCAAGGCCCGCGCAGATCGCGAGCTTGAGCACCGAGAGCCCGGCCATCGGCCAGAGCCCGGCGGGGCGGATACGTGCGATCGCGACGCCGAGCGTCAGCAGCATGAGCGGAATCCCCATCTGTCCGACGAGGCCGATGGCGTTCATCGCGACATCGGGCAAGGTCCAGCCCTGCCAGAGGAACAGCCCGCCAAGCAGGGTGGCCGCGACCATGGGCTCCTTGAGCGCGCGGACCGGGTTGCCGCCGCCCGCGACGATCCAGATGCCCAGCGTGAATTGCAGGATGGCGGTTACCGAGAAGACGACCACCGCATAGCCGAGCCCCACATCGCCGAACGCGAAGAGCGCCAGCGGCAGGCCCAGATTGCCCGTGTTTCCGAAGATCAGCGGCGCCCAGAAGGTCCGCGGCTCGAGCCCGAGCACCGCACAGACGATCCGGAACACGATGACCATCGCGGCATAGACCGCCAAGGTGGCCACGGTCAGCCGCCCGGCGGAGGCGGCGTCGATCTGCCCCTCGGCCAG
This portion of the uncultured Jannaschia sp. genome encodes:
- a CDS encoding AEC family transporter, which produces MESVLTVLQIVAPVFALAAIGFAWVRLGYDYDTAFVTRLAMTLAVPCLVFAALAEGQIDAASAGRLTVATLAVYAAMVIVFRIVCAVLGLEPRTFWAPLIFGNTGNLGLPLALFAFGDVGLGYAVVVFSVTAILQFTLGIWIVAGGGNPVRALKEPMVAATLLGGLFLWQGWTLPDVAMNAIGLVGQMGIPLMLLTLGVAIARIRPAGLWPMAGLSVLKLAICAGLALGIGFAFGLSGPVLGVLVVQLATPVAVSSYLLALKYGADAPPVAGLVVVSTLMSVAALPLILAAFV